A part of Miscanthus floridulus cultivar M001 chromosome 6, ASM1932011v1, whole genome shotgun sequence genomic DNA contains:
- the LOC136461880 gene encoding beta-1,2-xylosyltransferase XYXT1-like: protein MGMDGGGGKLPYSYAAHQDGGKLVKSFSRVEPRKFGLGLVAGFLLVTCAYFSTAKFDAIHIAMISPISSNAAGIGSLVGAAADTSNSKQRLDLGVQDPDALSMSEEGSKAEVLDKVDGKASSSAPDSGRNAPLEDTRRDETFVGDSGDASSAAANPAAAGGKGEAVPAKDDDAPAAGLLPPVSSEEAANSTQESGGLEDEELQVQDAVANPSKRSKDSATAAITTSSSNGSSPSVVHSDPAILPSPPQQIPPGTQELKAPADQHIPAIPEVKQADSETPAREWKPLCDITSNRRIDWCELDGDVRVLGTNASVTLVAPRGADDRTFRAESWRIKPYPRKADPNAMHVVRVVTVQSVSGEAPACTDRYDVPALVFSDRGYTGNYFHAFTDVILPLFLTARQYSGEVRLLVTNLQAWWVGKFSPVFKAISNYEVVDLDKDPRVHCFRHVQVGLTSHDDFSIDPRRAPNGYSMLDFTKFMRSTYGLPRDVAAADPTKRPRLLLIARARTRRFVNTEEIVRGAERLGFEVVVSEGTHEVAPFAELANSCDAIMGVHGAGLTNMVFVPTGGVVIQVVPLGGLEFVAGYFRGPSRDMGLRYLEYRITPEESTLIDQYPRDHPIFTDPNGIKSKGWESLKDAYLDKQDVRLDMKRFRPTLKKAIAHLRKAKAKANGGGDN, encoded by the exons ATGGGgatggacggcggcggcgggaagcTGCCGTACAGCTATGCCGCCCACCAGGACGGCGGCAAGCTGGTCAAGAGCTTCAGCCGCGTGGAGCCCCGCAAGTTCGGGCTCGGCCTCGTCGCGGGCTTCCTCCTCGTCACCTGCGCCTACTTCTCCACCGCCAAGTTCGACGCCATCCACATCGCCATGA TCAGCCCCATTTCCAGCAATGCGGCTGGGATCGGCTCGCTGGTGGGCGCCGCCGCCGACACCTCCAACTCTAAGCAGCGATTAG ATTTGGGCGTGCAGGACCCGGACGCGCTGTCCATGTCCGAGGAGGGGAGCAAGGCCGAGGTGCTCGACAAAGTCGACGGCAAGGCTTCCTCTTCGGCGCCAG ATTCCGGCCGCAATGCGCCGCTGGAGGACACGAGGAGAGACGAGACTTTTGTGGGGGACAGCGGTGATGCATCTTCCGCGGCGGCGAATCCTGCCGCAGCGGGTGGCAAGGGCGAGGCGGTTCCTGCCAAGGACGATGACGCCCCCGCTGCCGGTCTTCTTCCTCCCGTGTCGTCAGAGGAAGCCGCGAACAGCACGCAAGAATCAG GTGGTCTTGAGGACGAGGAGCTGCAGGTACAGGATGCTGTTGCCAATCCTTCCAAGAGGAGCAAAgactccgccaccgccgccatcacCACAAGCAGCAGCAATGGCAGCTCGCCCTCTGTGGTTCACTCTGACCCTGCCATCCTCCCTTCTCCCCCGCAGCAGATTCCTCCTGGTACGCAAGAGCTCAAAGCTCCTGCTGATCAGCATATTCCAGCGATTCCAGAGGTTAAGCAAGCAG ATTCGGAGACGCCGGCGCGGGAGTGGAAGCCGCTGTGCGACATCACCTCGAACCGCCGCATCGACTGGTGCGAGCTCGACGGCGACGTCCGCGTGCTGGGCACCAACGCCAGCGTCACGCTGGTGGCGCCGCGGGGTGCGGACGATCGCACCTTCCGCGCGGAGTCGTGGCGCATCAAGCCGTACCCGCGCAAGGCGGACCCGAACGCGATGCACGTCGTCCGCGTGGTGACTGTACAGTCGGTGTCCGGCGAGGCGCCGGCGTGCACGGACCGATACGACGTGCCGGCGCTGGTGTTCTCGGACCGCGGGTACACGGGCAACTACTTCCACGCGTTCACTGACGTGATCCTGCCGCTGTTCCTGACGGCACGACAGTACTCCGGCGAGGTGCGGCTGCTGGTGACGAACCTCCAGGCGTGGTGGGTGGGCAAGTTCTCGCCGGTGTTCAAGGCCATCTCCAACTACGAGGTGGTCGACCTGGACAAGGACCCGCGCGTGCACTGCTTCCGGCACGTCCAGGTGGGGCTCACCAGCCACGACGACTTCAGCATCGACCCGCGCCGCGCGCCCAACGGCTACTCCATGCTGGACTTCACCAAGTTCATGCGCAGCACCTACGGGCTCCCGCGCGACGTCGCGGCCGCCGACCCGACGAAGCGCCCGAGGCTGCTGCTGATCGCGCGCGCGCGGACGCGGCGGTTCGTGAACACGGAGGAGATCGTGCGCGGCGCGGAGAGGCTCGGGTTCGAGGTGGTGGTGTCGGAGGGGACGCACGAGGTGGCGCCCTTCGCGGAGCTGGCCAACAGCTGCGACGCCATCATGGGCGTGCACGGCGCCGGGCTGACCAACATGGTGTTCGTGCCAACGGGCGGGGTGGTCATCCAAGTGGTGCCGCTGGGCGGGCTGGAGTTCGTGGCGGGCTACTTCCGCGGCCCCTCCAGGGACATGGGGCTGCGCTACCTCGAGTACCGGATCACGCCGGAGGAGAGCACGCTGATCGACCAGTACCCGCGCGACCACCCCATCTTCACGGACCCCAACGGGATCAAGAGCAAGGGCTGGGAGTCCCTCAAGGACGCCTACCTCGACAAGCAGGACGTGCGGCTGGACATGAAGAGGTTCCGGCCGACGCTGAAGAAGGCCATCGCGCACCTCAGGaaggccaaggccaaggccaaCGGCGGCGGCGACAACTAA